One Rhipicephalus microplus isolate Deutch F79 chromosome 4, USDA_Rmic, whole genome shotgun sequence genomic window carries:
- the LOC119171496 gene encoding uncharacterized protein LOC119171496, giving the protein MSEVTWFGTVVALLAGFLSLPIVQAQYVQLYGDGPEPYQRSLQRSLPSMTGVELANLLQRLLRDAALLRKRSTESSDGQPGAIPPGFVGARGRRHDVILEQPPGFVGARGKRGSSMPLFLASLAEAGADSSRSQIDRPLGSQ; this is encoded by the exons ATGTCGGAAGTCACGTGGTTCGGGACAGTGGTAGCCCTTCTGGCTGGATTCCTGTCCTTGCCTATCGTCCAGGCTCAGTATGTACAGCTATATGGTGATGGGCCAGAGCCGTACCAAAGGAGCCTGCAGCGAAGCCTTCCTTCCATG ACTGGAGTAGAACTGGCAAACTTGCTGCAGAGGTTGCTGCGAGACGCCGCGTTGCTACGCAAACGCTCGACCGAGAGCAGTGACGGACAG CCCGGTGCAATCCCTCCTGGCTTCGTCGGTGCTCGTGGCAGGCGTCACGACGTGATTCTCGAGCAACCACCGGGATTCGTGGGTGCTCGGGGCAAACGTGGCTCGTCGATGCCGCTATTTCTTGCCAGCCTGGCCGAAGCTGGAGCCGACTCGTCCAGGTCTCAAATTGACAGGCCACTTGGTTCGCAATAA